A portion of the Clupea harengus chromosome 18, Ch_v2.0.2, whole genome shotgun sequence genome contains these proteins:
- the LOC105899550 gene encoding apoptosis-associated speck-like protein containing a CARD, translating to MKCWYVLDRPTHCTSLWLDAVAAAGSSQANSESRTKYMIGDQHFIDKHRIQLIESISTVSPILDRLMFKNVITQENYSHIRRKSTSKDSMRELFELGSIRSTTKGKDCLYDVLMELEPFVMDDLKERS from the exons ATGAAGTGTTGGTATGTGCTGGATAGGCCTACTCATTGTACCTCTTTGTGGTTAGATGCTGTCGCTGCAGCTGGTTCAAGTCAAGCCAATTCTGAGAGCCGGACAAAATATATGATCGGAG ATCAGCACTTCATCGACAAGCATCGCATTCAGCTGATCGAGAGTATCTCCACGGTGTCACCCATCCTGGATCGTCTGATGTTTAAGAATGTCATCACCCAAGAGAACTACAGTCACATCCGCAGAAAGTCCACCAGTAAAGATAGCATGAGGGAGCTCTTTGAACTAGGCAGTATTCGCTCCACTACAAAAGGCAAAGACTGCCTATATGATGTGCTTATGGAGTTAGAGCCCTTCGTCATGGACGACCTGAAGGAAAGGTCGTAA